TTTCCATCGGTATCAACTTCTTTAATCATATCTCTAACTTCGACACCAGTTACTTTTTCACCACATTTGGTTAAAATCTTTTGTAATTCTAATGCACTAATTTGACCAtcaccattttcatcaaattGATTAAAACTTGCTTTAAATTCTGAAATTTCTGATTCACTAAAGTTTgtcatgtttttttttataaaaattgaaaaaaaaaaaaaaaaaatctatttatagaattattttaatttaaaatttaaaatttaaaatttagtataaaaattaaaaaaattattttatttttttttttttattttattttttaagaatttCACACCTACAAATATTTATATcaataatgaagaaaaaaaaaaaaaaaaaattatgattttataatttcaacttaaaaaaaaaaaaatattttaaaaaaaaaaaaaaacccaaaaaaaaaaaaatcaaaataattttatttgaatttgatggttggttgattattaaaaaaaaaaaaataaaaaaaaaactatgtATAAAATGGGAAGGGGTATGgcaaaaaatgtttttttttttattttttttaaatttttttttttttttatttttagttatttgaaccattaccattttttttttttttttttttttttttttttaaaaaaaagggaaagatccaattttatcaacaatCGTTTAgtcatatttttattataataaagaaataataattttactatatctcatttgaaatttttttttttttttttaaaattgttttgttttaaaaaattaaaatttgaacttcatttttttaattaaaattccaATCTCAATCCCTAgtaatttccaaaaaaaaaaaaaaaaaaaaagaaaaatggaCTTTATTTCaaactaaattattttttatttttttaatctttccagatttattttttatttttaccaatttaggcaataattataataataataataaaattaaaaataataataataataataaaaataaaaataataataaaaataataataataataataataataataataataataataataataataataataataataataattataatataaataataataatagtaaaaatgaGTGAAACATTTTCTTATTGGATAGAAGATAATATATATCCTAAAAAATGggatattatttataaacaaaGAGAAAAtcaagtttttttaattaaaattaataaaggaTCAAGTGAATATATAATAGTTTCAGAAAGATTTAATGAAACTATGAgtaattcatttgaaattattaaaatagaaagaattcaaaataaaagtttatgGAGAAATTTTGATGAATCAAGAAAAAGGTTAAATGAGAAATATCAAGTTTCAAATTTAGATTTCCTTGAAAGTACTTTATTCCATGGCACTAGAGCTAATGatccaaaattaatattttcatcaaaagTTGGATTCGATATCGGTAAATCTTCATTTGGTAATTATGGCATTGGTTTATATTTTGCATTAAATGCAAGTTATTCCAATAATTATAGTTTTGAAGAATCACCAACCAGTGGTTGTAAACAAATGTTTCTATGTAGAGTATTATTAGGCAATAGTGCACCTCCAActcaaaaagaattaaaaaatgatagtACTCAAGATAGTATAAAAGGACCAGGAGGTGAAATgttcattttaaaatcaaatcataCTGCATATcctgattatttaatttcataccGTCAAAAAGTAATCGTTAATAATAACactaacaacaataataaaaataaaaataaaaataataataaaaataataataaaaatattaaaattcaaaatgaaaataaaaatgaaaataaaattgaaaataaaaatgaaaatgaaaatcaatttgATAATTATGGTTTCAATACTAATTTTAGTCAAAATCTTTATGATAAATATGGTTTAAAATATCCAAGTCAAGAAAAACCAAAACCTGGATTTTTCACTCCAAATAAAGAATTGGAATATGAAATATTCCctcttttatttgaaaaaaatgaaaaagaagaagaattagAAGAATTAGAAGATTATCAATTagctttattattatcaactaGTTCTTTAGGGTCAAAAtaggttaaaaaaaaaaaaaaaaaaaaaaaatattcaactTGTTTGTGGTATAGTTATcattaaaaacatttaatatttcaCTTCCccttattattatattatatattattaaataaagtttttaattttttaatttttaattattttattttatatttttttttattttattttatttttttttataaccaTTTTgctcttttaaataaactacCAACAATAATTGAGAATAAAAgcataattaaaattataccaataaagaaataataagaaTCACCATGTGGGAAACCAACCATACCAGGTAATCTAACATTCATACCCATGATACCAGCCAAGAGTGTTAATGGAATGAAGATTGTAGAGATTGCAGTGAACTTTCTCATATTTCTATTTACAGAATTAGAAGCATCACTAACTTCTAATGATACTCTTgccatatatatattatttaaatttgaaagtaAACGTTGAGATAACGTTAACTTTTGTAACATTCTAAGTATATGATCTTGTACATTCTTTAGATATCTCATCATATCTATTGGTATTAATTTCTCATCTCTAAGTAACACAGAGATAATTTCACTCTTTCCAAATACACCACTATGTAAATTTGTAACACGACGACCTGCTAAACCAATACGTGTGAACAGTTCATTCTGTTTTATACCACTCAACACCAATACTAATTCATCGAGTGATTGAGTTTCCAACATTATCTTATCCACCAAGTCAATGTAAATATCTACAATACTATCGAGGAATGCATATATCATCCAACCACTAGATGGTAAACCACCACTTTGATTGTATTTCATCATACGAATCACTTGATAAGTACTTTGCAATTCCTCTTGATGAAATGTGAATACTATACGTGGGAATAACAACATATTCAATGTACCTGCAACCAATACATTTGATCCTGGTGCATAATGAATTTCACTCACAACTAAAAAGATATGATTTGAAAAGAATTCACATTTCTCTCTTGTCTCTTGTCTAATTATATCCTTTTTAGTTAATGGAtgaattgataaaatatcaCAAATCTCTGAAATTTCCGAATTTGTTAAACTTTGTAAATCAACCcaataatgaattttattttccatcttttctttattattttcatttaattgatcttttaaaaatatttttaattcttcaaatgaaaccaattcattaattaaactaGTTTGATTAGTTATAAAAATATgctaaaaaaattattaacataTGTAAAAATTgagttaataaaatataattatatatatatttcaaattttaaaaaataaaatataccTTTCCTTCAGAGAGTAAAGtctttctattattattattagttccATTTGAACAAACACTTGTACTTTCTGTTGCTGCACCTTGTGATTCATTTAAtacatcaaattcaaattcattatcattcattttatttttatatatatgatttttaatttgtattttttttttatttatttatttgtttatttgtttgttttttgtttttttgttttttttttttttttttttgactttatttattctattttaaaattttaatatggCGAGCTATAAATAGATTTTATTGtgtgataaaaaataaaaaaataaaaaaaaatcgattCTATAAGTTACTTGTTTTCTTCATTATAACTattttgtgaaaaaaaaataataaaataaaaaatcgattttaaaattacaatgaaaataataatttattatatcgatgtattttattttattactatttatgtTTGTGTt
This region of Dictyostelium discoideum AX4 chromosome 3 chromosome, whole genome shotgun sequence genomic DNA includes:
- a CDS encoding poly polymerase, catalytic region domain-containing protein (Similar to ADP-ribose), with amino-acid sequence MGRVKMSETFSYWIEDNIYPKKWDIIYKQRENQVFLIKINKGSSEYIIVSERFNETMSNSFEIIKIERIQNKSLWRNFDESRKRLNEKYQVSNLDFLESTLFHGTRANDPKLIFSSKVGFDIGKSSFGNYGIGLYFALNASYSNNYSFEESPTSGCKQMFLCRVLLGNSAPPTQKELKNDSTQDSIKGPGGEMFILKSNHTAYPDYLISYRQKVIVNNNTNNNNKNKNKNNNKNNNKNIKIQNENKNENKIENKNENENQFDNYGFNTNFSQNLYDKYGLKYPSQEKPKPGFFTPNKELEYEIFPLLFEKNEKEEELEELEDYQLALLLSTSSLGSK